A window of Paraburkholderia bryophila contains these coding sequences:
- a CDS encoding FAD-dependent oxidoreductase yields MTHHFDIVVVGAGPAGLNAACAAARDGATVALLDDNPRAGGQIWRQGPAHPPQAPLDNLLTRLSGRNNITYWPSTRVVAPLASRGLLLESAEHGGVSISYRRLILATGARERLLPFAGWTLPGVTGAGALQALIKGGMPVRGERIVIAGSGPLLIAALATARDAGARVVAVVEQASAFDVARFGVSLLAEPAKLRQAVEMTRGFAGLHYWTGSIVHEAHGEDRVEQVTIRRGRHNVTLACERVACGFGLVPNVTLAQALGCAINDAGEIVVDDEQRTSVDGVLAAGECTGVGGAELAVVEGEVAGLCASGGAGNNADNRARWRRFGHRVATTFALQAAARTPPADATLLCRCEDVSVGEVRACADWRDAKLHTRCGMGACQGRICGAAASLYFGWPSAAPRPPFSPARIDTLMAANPSPPTSESQ; encoded by the coding sequence ATGACGCATCACTTTGACATCGTCGTAGTCGGCGCTGGACCCGCCGGCCTGAACGCCGCCTGCGCGGCGGCGCGCGATGGCGCCACGGTCGCGCTGCTCGACGACAATCCGCGCGCCGGCGGCCAGATCTGGCGCCAGGGTCCAGCGCATCCGCCGCAAGCACCGCTCGACAACCTGCTGACCCGCCTGAGCGGGCGTAACAACATCACCTATTGGCCGTCGACGCGCGTCGTCGCACCGCTGGCGTCGCGTGGTCTGTTGCTCGAATCGGCGGAACACGGCGGCGTGTCGATCAGCTACCGCCGATTGATCCTGGCGACCGGCGCGCGCGAGCGGCTCTTGCCGTTCGCCGGCTGGACCTTGCCCGGCGTGACCGGAGCGGGCGCGCTGCAGGCCTTGATCAAAGGCGGCATGCCGGTGCGCGGCGAACGGATCGTGATTGCCGGCAGCGGCCCGCTGTTGATCGCGGCGCTCGCCACCGCGCGCGATGCCGGTGCGCGCGTGGTCGCGGTGGTCGAGCAGGCGTCGGCATTCGATGTCGCTCGTTTCGGGGTGTCGTTGCTGGCGGAGCCCGCGAAGCTGCGGCAGGCTGTTGAGATGACGCGTGGGTTCGCGGGGCTGCATTACTGGACCGGTAGCATCGTCCACGAGGCGCACGGCGAAGACCGCGTCGAGCAGGTGACGATCCGCCGTGGCCGCCACAACGTGACGCTCGCTTGCGAACGTGTCGCCTGTGGTTTTGGGCTCGTGCCGAACGTCACGCTGGCGCAGGCGCTCGGCTGCGCAATCAACGACGCGGGCGAGATCGTTGTCGACGACGAGCAGCGAACGTCGGTCGATGGTGTGCTCGCGGCGGGGGAATGTACTGGCGTCGGCGGTGCGGAACTGGCGGTGGTGGAGGGCGAGGTCGCGGGGCTGTGCGCTAGCGGCGGCGCGGGTAATAACGCTGACAACCGCGCGCGCTGGCGCCGCTTCGGCCACCGCGTCGCTACCACCTTCGCCCTGCAAGCCGCCGCCCGCACGCCGCCCGCCGACGCCACGCTGCTGTGCCGGTGCGAAGACGTCAGCGTCGGCGAAGTGCGCGCCTGCGCCGACTGGCGCGACGCGAAGTTGCATACCCGCTGCGGCATGGGCGCGTGCCAGGGAAGAATTTGCGGCGCGGCGGCGAGCCTCTACTTCGGCTGGCCGTCCGCCGCGCCGCGCCCGCCCTTCAGTCCAGCGCGGATCGACACGCTAATGGCCGCGAACCCATCGCCGCCGACAAGCGAATCACAATGA
- a CDS encoding 2Fe-2S iron-sulfur cluster-binding protein — translation MNSLDAARIRLTIDGRSVEVDAGTTVAAALVVAGVSGARRSVSGQHRAPLCGMGVCQECRVTIDGRAHALACQTLCREGQIVRTCDGEGLP, via the coding sequence ATGAATAGTCTCGACGCAGCGCGTATTCGCTTGACGATCGACGGCCGGTCAGTCGAGGTTGACGCCGGTACGACCGTGGCCGCGGCACTGGTTGTGGCGGGCGTGAGCGGTGCGCGGCGGTCGGTGAGCGGACAACACCGCGCTCCGTTGTGCGGTATGGGTGTCTGCCAGGAATGTCGCGTGACGATCGACGGCCGCGCGCACGCGCTCGCATGTCAGACGCTGTGCCGCGAAGGTCAGATCGTGCGGACTTGTGATGGAGAGGGCTTGCCATGA
- a CDS encoding NAD(P)/FAD-dependent oxidoreductase has protein sequence MRADALIVGAGIVGAACAAELAALGMRVEVLDAHGIGSGATAAGMGHIVVMNDSPAEFALSRYARDLWLELAPSLRTRDAFTRCGTLWVAADDEEWQAARAMQAAFDAQGVAAQLLDVGALRACEPALAASLVGGLRIEHDSIVYAPTVAEWLLTQSPGAANIGVRLGAAVNSIEAGGVTLSNGESISATCVIVANGLGARELVRSLPLQPKKGHLLITDRYPDLIRHQLLELGYIKSAHHATGTSVAFNAQPRPTGQLLIGSSRQFDTTDPAVEMPVLAQMLRRAARYLPTLPTLNGIRAWTGFRAASPDGLPLIGPAGDFAPGVWLAVGHEGLGVTTSLATAKLLAAQIVASAAPIPVDPYLPARFARQVIHE, from the coding sequence ATGAGAGCGGACGCGCTGATCGTCGGAGCGGGCATCGTCGGCGCGGCGTGCGCGGCGGAGCTGGCCGCGCTCGGCATGCGAGTCGAGGTGCTGGACGCGCACGGCATCGGCTCCGGCGCGACGGCGGCCGGCATGGGCCATATCGTCGTGATGAACGACTCGCCCGCGGAATTCGCGCTGAGCCGCTACGCGCGAGATCTGTGGCTCGAGCTCGCGCCGAGCTTGCGTACGCGCGATGCGTTCACGCGCTGCGGCACGCTATGGGTCGCGGCCGATGACGAAGAGTGGCAAGCCGCCCGCGCCATGCAGGCCGCGTTCGACGCGCAGGGCGTTGCTGCGCAACTGCTCGACGTCGGCGCGCTGCGAGCGTGCGAACCGGCGCTGGCGGCGTCGCTGGTAGGTGGGTTGCGGATCGAGCACGACAGCATCGTGTATGCGCCCACCGTCGCCGAATGGCTGCTGACGCAATCGCCGGGCGCGGCGAATATCGGTGTGCGGCTGGGTGCTGCGGTGAATTCGATCGAGGCGGGTGGCGTCACGCTGAGTAACGGCGAATCGATCAGCGCGACTTGCGTGATTGTCGCCAACGGTTTGGGCGCGCGAGAACTCGTACGATCGTTGCCGTTGCAGCCGAAGAAAGGCCATCTGCTGATCACGGACCGTTATCCCGACCTGATTCGCCATCAACTGCTCGAACTCGGCTATATCAAGAGCGCGCATCACGCTACGGGGACGTCGGTCGCGTTCAATGCGCAACCGCGGCCCACGGGACAATTGCTGATCGGCTCATCGCGCCAGTTCGATACCACCGACCCCGCCGTCGAGATGCCCGTGCTCGCGCAGATGCTGCGACGCGCCGCGCGTTATCTGCCGACGCTGCCGACGCTCAACGGCATTCGCGCCTGGACCGGTTTCCGCGCGGCCTCGCCGGATGGTTTGCCGCTGATCGGACCGGCCGGCGATTTCGCGCCCGGCGTTTGGCTAGCCGTGGGACACGAAGGATTGGGTGTGACAACTTCGCTAGCGACCGCGAAGCTGCTCGCGGCGCAGATTGTGGCGAGCGCCGCGCCGATTCCCGTCGACCCTTATTTGCCGGCTCGTTTCGCTCGTCAGGTGATTCATGAATAG
- a CDS encoding 4-hydroxyproline epimerase produces the protein MGVMKTIDIIDSHTGGEPTRLVVTGGPDLGGGTLAQRLDVFRSRFDDWRAGVVTEPRGSDVVVGALLCEPHDPTCAAGVIFFNNVGYLGMCGHGTIGLIVSLAHLGRIGPGRHRIETPVGVVEATLNDDGSVGVRNVPAYRYRQAVAVDVPGYGALTGDIGWGGNWFFLVADHGHALEASRIGELTAFSGAIRDALIAQRITGADGALIDHIELFGPGSRDGIDSRSFVLCPGNAYDRSPCGTGTSAKIACLAADGKLAEGAVWRQESIIGSVFEASYRRAGEGEGYGDAVIPTIAGHAHIMAEGRLCFDERDPFAWGIRRA, from the coding sequence ATGGGCGTCATGAAAACCATCGATATCATCGACTCGCACACCGGCGGTGAACCGACCCGCCTCGTGGTGACGGGCGGCCCGGACCTCGGCGGCGGCACCCTGGCGCAGCGGCTCGACGTGTTCCGCTCCCGCTTCGACGACTGGCGCGCGGGCGTCGTCACCGAGCCGCGCGGCTCGGACGTAGTGGTGGGCGCGCTGCTGTGCGAGCCGCACGACCCCACCTGCGCGGCCGGCGTGATCTTTTTCAACAACGTCGGCTATCTCGGCATGTGCGGACACGGGACGATCGGCCTGATCGTGTCGCTCGCGCATCTGGGACGGATCGGGCCGGGGCGTCACCGGATCGAGACGCCGGTCGGCGTGGTCGAGGCGACGCTCAACGACGACGGCAGCGTCGGCGTGCGCAACGTGCCGGCCTACCGCTATCGTCAGGCCGTCGCGGTGGACGTGCCGGGCTACGGCGCGTTGACCGGCGACATCGGCTGGGGCGGCAACTGGTTTTTTCTCGTGGCCGATCACGGGCATGCGCTGGAGGCGTCGCGCATCGGCGAATTGACCGCTTTCAGCGGCGCGATTCGCGACGCGCTGATCGCGCAGCGCATTACCGGCGCGGACGGCGCGTTGATCGACCACATCGAACTGTTCGGACCGGGCTCGCGTGACGGCATCGATAGCCGCAGCTTCGTGCTGTGCCCGGGCAACGCGTATGACCGCTCGCCGTGCGGCACCGGCACCAGCGCGAAAATCGCCTGTCTCGCGGCCGATGGCAAGCTCGCCGAAGGCGCGGTATGGCGGCAGGAAAGTATTATCGGCAGCGTGTTCGAGGCGAGCTATCGGCGCGCCGGTGAGGGTGAGGGTTACGGTGACGCGGTGATTCCCACCATCGCCGGCCATGCGCACATCATGGCGGAAGGGCGGCTGTGTTTCGATGAGCGCGATCCGTTCGCGTGGGGCATCCGCAGGGCATGA
- a CDS encoding dihydrodipicolinate synthase family protein, protein MAHIWEGVLPAVTTKFHADFSIDRAWTGKNIEAQIDAGVDGIIVCGSLGEASTLSLDEKLQVLDIAVEAARGRVPVLLTIAENSTLDACRQAEAGSRHGAAGYMVLPGLRYLSDRRETLNHFRSVADASALPLMIYNNPLAYGVDMTPDMFAEIADEAKIVAIKESCGDVRRVTDLINAVGDRFAILCGVDNLAMEAILMGAHGWVAGLVCAFPRETVAIYKLLKAGRLEEARAIYRWFAPLLALDVSAKLVQNIKLAEAIVGLGTEPVRPPRLPLVGEERKAVETLIRSALETRPALPQI, encoded by the coding sequence GTGGCGCATATCTGGGAAGGCGTATTACCCGCAGTCACTACCAAGTTTCACGCGGATTTCAGCATAGACCGGGCATGGACCGGCAAGAATATCGAAGCACAGATCGATGCGGGCGTAGACGGCATCATCGTGTGCGGGTCGCTGGGTGAAGCGTCCACGCTGTCGCTGGACGAGAAGTTGCAAGTGCTCGATATTGCCGTGGAAGCCGCGCGCGGCCGTGTGCCGGTTCTGTTGACGATCGCCGAAAACAGCACGCTCGACGCCTGCCGTCAGGCCGAAGCCGGCAGCCGCCACGGCGCGGCCGGTTATATGGTGCTGCCGGGCTTGCGCTATCTGTCGGACCGCCGCGAGACGCTCAACCACTTCCGCAGCGTCGCGGACGCGAGCGCGCTGCCGCTGATGATCTACAACAACCCGCTCGCGTACGGCGTCGACATGACGCCCGACATGTTCGCCGAAATCGCCGACGAAGCAAAAATCGTCGCGATCAAGGAATCCTGCGGCGACGTGCGGCGGGTGACCGATCTGATCAACGCCGTCGGCGACCGCTTCGCGATTCTGTGCGGCGTCGACAATCTGGCGATGGAAGCGATCCTGATGGGCGCGCACGGCTGGGTGGCCGGTCTGGTCTGCGCGTTTCCGCGTGAGACGGTGGCGATCTACAAGTTGCTGAAGGCAGGACGCCTGGAAGAAGCCCGCGCGATTTACCGCTGGTTCGCGCCGCTGCTGGCGCTCGACGTGTCGGCGAAACTCGTGCAGAACATCAAGCTGGCTGAGGCGATTGTGGGGCTGGGCACGGAGCCGGTGCGGCCGCCGCGTCTGCCGCTCGTGGGCGAAGAACGCAAGGCGGTGGAAACGTTGATTCGCAGCGCGCTGGAAACGCGGCCGGCGCTGCCGCAGATTTAA
- a CDS encoding response regulator transcription factor → MRIAILQPDPLMRQSIEKILTGASHTCVTYDDGLAMSKSLARSTVDLLVLDWQGTRLAGAEILRLVRAVSGDRLPVVFASSDTSEESMVRAFVGGADDYVALPVRPAEFRERVAALLRRTYPERFSNASFEVGPYRFDTHRQIVLLNGRIVALSGTQFRLAALFFSNIGRVMSRDHIFAMVWGREFREFTRTIDSHVSRLRLLLEIEEPNGFRLQPIYKSGYRLLHLLQDEAADRQKEAA, encoded by the coding sequence ATGCGCATTGCCATCCTTCAGCCAGATCCGCTCATGCGTCAGTCGATCGAAAAGATCCTGACAGGCGCCAGCCACACCTGTGTCACCTACGACGACGGCCTCGCCATGTCGAAATCGCTCGCGCGTTCCACCGTGGACTTGCTGGTGCTGGACTGGCAGGGAACGCGCCTCGCCGGCGCCGAAATCCTGCGACTGGTGCGCGCGGTCAGCGGCGACCGCTTGCCGGTCGTGTTCGCGTCGAGCGATACCTCGGAGGAGAGCATGGTGCGCGCCTTCGTCGGCGGCGCGGACGACTATGTCGCGTTGCCGGTGCGCCCGGCCGAGTTTCGCGAACGCGTCGCGGCGCTGCTGCGGCGCACGTATCCCGAGCGATTCAGCAATGCGAGCTTCGAGGTGGGACCGTACCGCTTCGATACGCACCGCCAGATCGTCCTGCTGAACGGACGGATCGTGGCATTGTCCGGCACGCAATTCCGGCTCGCGGCGCTGTTCTTTTCCAACATCGGCCGCGTAATGTCGCGCGACCATATTTTCGCGATGGTATGGGGCCGCGAGTTTCGCGAATTTACCCGCACGATCGACAGTCACGTTTCACGCCTGCGCCTGCTGCTCGAAATCGAGGAGCCGAACGGCTTCCGGCTGCAGCCGATTTATAAAAGCGGCTACCGGCTGCTGCATCTGCTGCAGGATGAAGCCGCCGATAGGCAGAAAGAAGCGGCCTAA
- a CDS encoding MFS transporter: MQATNLGGAQAVTPRPLGRSDYKTLGLAALGGALEFYDFIIFVFFAPAIGQLFFPTDMPDWLRQVQTFGIFAAGYLARPLGGIIMAHFGDLFGRKRMFTLSVLLMSVPTLMMGLLPTYASIGVLAPVLLLLFRVMQGAAVGGEVPGAWVFVSEHVPQRHIGYACGTLTAGLTAGILLGSLIASAVNRHFAPAEISAYAWRIPFLVGGVFGMFSVYLRRWLHETPVFAELKQRKEIAAEVPLKAVLRDHGRAVIVSMLLTWMLSAAIVVVILMTPTLLQKQFHVAPATALLANCVATLCLTIGCVLAGSIAGRIGAGRTIFIGGLALAVTYYVMFQQLAADTSALVPLYGAAGLFVGVIGAIPFVMVKAFPPAVRFSGISFSYNVAYAVFGGLTPIAVSLMMKSNPMAAPMYVGTICVLGALTTLFIKDAPQTH; encoded by the coding sequence ATGCAAGCGACAAATCTGGGTGGAGCGCAGGCTGTCACCCCACGCCCTCTTGGGCGCAGCGATTACAAGACGCTCGGCCTCGCGGCTCTCGGCGGGGCGCTGGAGTTCTACGACTTCATCATCTTCGTGTTTTTCGCGCCGGCTATCGGCCAGTTGTTTTTCCCGACGGACATGCCGGACTGGCTGCGTCAGGTGCAAACCTTCGGCATCTTCGCCGCGGGTTATCTGGCGCGGCCGCTGGGCGGCATCATCATGGCGCACTTCGGCGACCTGTTCGGCCGTAAGCGCATGTTCACGCTGAGCGTGCTGTTGATGTCGGTGCCGACGCTGATGATGGGCCTCCTGCCCACCTACGCCAGCATCGGCGTGCTCGCGCCGGTCTTGCTGCTGCTGTTCCGCGTGATGCAGGGCGCGGCCGTCGGCGGTGAAGTGCCGGGCGCGTGGGTGTTCGTCTCCGAGCACGTGCCGCAGCGGCACATCGGCTATGCATGCGGCACGCTGACGGCCGGTCTCACGGCCGGCATCCTGCTCGGCTCGCTGATCGCGTCGGCGGTCAATCGCCACTTCGCGCCGGCGGAAATCTCGGCGTACGCATGGCGTATTCCGTTCCTGGTCGGCGGCGTGTTCGGCATGTTCTCGGTTTATCTGCGCCGCTGGCTGCACGAAACGCCGGTGTTCGCCGAGCTCAAGCAGCGCAAGGAGATTGCCGCCGAAGTGCCGCTCAAGGCCGTGCTGCGCGATCACGGCCGCGCGGTGATCGTGTCGATGCTGCTCACGTGGATGCTGTCGGCCGCGATCGTCGTGGTCATTCTGATGACGCCGACGCTGCTGCAGAAGCAGTTTCACGTCGCGCCGGCCACCGCGCTGCTGGCGAACTGCGTGGCGACGCTCTGCCTGACGATCGGCTGCGTGCTGGCGGGCTCGATTGCCGGCCGGATCGGCGCGGGGCGGACGATTTTCATCGGCGGTCTCGCGTTGGCCGTCACGTACTACGTGATGTTCCAGCAACTCGCCGCCGATACCTCCGCGCTGGTGCCGCTGTATGGCGCGGCCGGGCTGTTCGTCGGCGTGATCGGCGCGATTCCGTTCGTGATGGTCAAGGCATTCCCGCCGGCGGTGCGCTTCTCGGGCATTTCGTTCTCGTACAACGTCGCCTATGCGGTGTTCGGCGGCCTCACGCCGATCGCCGTTTCGCTGATGATGAAGTCCAACCCGATGGCCGCGCCGATGTATGTCGGCACGATCTGCGTGCTCGGGGCGTTGACGACGCTGTTTATCAAGGACGCGCCGCAGACGCATTGA
- a CDS encoding MFS transporter, which yields MNPPKPSLSPALGRILATVSVGFVVTQLDVTIVNIALPKIGADLHANVAGLQWVVDAYTLAFAVLMLSAGVLGDRLGPRRMYAAGIVLFALASLACGLALDATLLVAARAVQGIGAAAMLPNSLALLNRAYGHDPKLRARAVGLWTAAGAISIAAGPVVGGLLIAAFGWRSIFLVNLPICAAGLLATLLWVPRTEAAPRYLQQTSGTNTATLRGIDLSGQCLAIVALTAFVAAVIEWRPLGLSHPLVAGGFVLALVAAGAFIAVEARSESPMLPLSLFGKRSFSVAVLFGICVNLTYYGMVFVLSLYLQRVRGYTPLQAGLAFLPLTGGFLISNVASGWVVGRFGVRVPMIAGAITAGLGYGLLHFVDAGTPLVGLLLPFLLIPSGMGLAVPAMTTAVLASAEAKRAGTASAVLNTARQAGGAVGVAAFGALASGAAATQIVAGMQAATAISVGLLALGGVLSCFIHPQPHASSSSSSSCNAGDARVGESQSR from the coding sequence ATGAACCCACCCAAACCCTCCCTCTCGCCCGCCCTCGGCCGGATTCTCGCGACCGTCAGCGTCGGCTTCGTCGTCACCCAGCTGGACGTGACCATCGTCAATATCGCGCTGCCGAAAATCGGCGCGGACCTGCACGCAAATGTGGCCGGCCTGCAATGGGTCGTCGACGCCTACACGCTCGCGTTCGCCGTGCTGATGCTGTCGGCCGGCGTGCTCGGCGACCGGCTCGGCCCGCGGCGTATGTACGCGGCGGGCATCGTGCTGTTCGCGCTTGCGTCGCTCGCCTGCGGACTGGCGCTCGACGCCACCCTGCTGGTCGCCGCGCGCGCGGTGCAAGGCATCGGCGCCGCGGCCATGTTGCCGAATTCGCTCGCGCTGCTCAACCGCGCGTACGGGCACGACCCGAAGCTGCGCGCCCGCGCGGTCGGACTATGGACCGCCGCGGGCGCGATTTCGATCGCGGCGGGACCGGTGGTCGGCGGTCTGCTGATCGCGGCGTTCGGCTGGCGCAGCATCTTTCTCGTCAATCTGCCGATTTGCGCGGCCGGCCTGCTCGCCACGTTGCTGTGGGTGCCGCGCACCGAAGCCGCCCCTCGATATTTGCAACAGACGTCCGGAACCAACACGGCCACGCTGCGTGGCATCGATCTGAGCGGTCAGTGCCTCGCGATCGTCGCGCTGACCGCCTTCGTCGCCGCGGTGATCGAATGGCGGCCGCTGGGGTTGAGCCATCCGCTCGTGGCCGGCGGCTTCGTGCTCGCGCTGGTCGCCGCGGGCGCGTTCATCGCCGTGGAAGCGCGCAGCGAATCGCCGATGCTGCCGCTGTCGCTCTTCGGCAAGCGCAGTTTCAGCGTGGCGGTGCTGTTCGGCATCTGCGTGAATCTGACGTACTACGGCATGGTGTTCGTGTTGAGCCTGTACTTGCAGCGCGTGCGCGGCTACACGCCGTTGCAGGCGGGTCTGGCCTTCCTGCCGTTGACGGGCGGCTTCCTGATCTCGAACGTGGCGAGCGGCTGGGTCGTGGGACGCTTCGGCGTGCGGGTGCCGATGATCGCCGGCGCGATTACCGCGGGGCTCGGCTATGGCCTGCTGCATTTCGTCGACGCCGGTACGCCGCTCGTCGGCTTGCTGCTGCCGTTCCTGCTGATTCCGTCGGGCATGGGGCTGGCCGTCCCGGCCATGACCACCGCCGTGCTGGCCTCGGCCGAAGCGAAGCGGGCAGGCACTGCCTCTGCGGTATTGAACACCGCGCGGCAAGCAGGCGGCGCGGTGGGCGTGGCGGCCTTCGGCGCGCTGGCGAGCGGCGCGGCGGCCACGCAGATCGTCGCGGGCATGCAGGCCGCAACCGCGATCTCGGTCGGTCTGCTGGCGCTCGGCGGTGTGCTGAGCTGCTTCATTCATCCGCAGCCGCATGCGTCGTCATCGTCATCGTCATCGTGCAACGCGGGCGACGCGCGGGTCGGCGAATCTCAGTCTCGCTGA
- a CDS encoding DoxX family protein, translated as MTRPVDSGVILIARIALAVLFLWGGVMKLLGYAGFVGYLHSKGVPFVQIAAPIATAVEALGGLLLIVGFKVRPLALIMAAYTVATAVLGHDFWNVTDAALQRDMVIHFWKNIGIAGGFLLLFVTGAGRISIDGARAPRGGLGR; from the coding sequence ATGACGCGTCCCGTCGATTCCGGCGTTATCCTCATCGCGCGTATTGCGCTCGCCGTGTTGTTTCTGTGGGGCGGTGTGATGAAACTGCTGGGCTATGCGGGCTTCGTCGGCTACCTGCATTCGAAGGGCGTGCCCTTCGTGCAGATCGCCGCGCCGATCGCCACCGCGGTCGAAGCGCTCGGCGGTCTGCTGCTGATCGTCGGCTTCAAGGTGCGCCCGCTGGCGCTGATCATGGCTGCGTACACGGTCGCGACGGCGGTGCTCGGCCACGATTTCTGGAACGTCACCGACGCCGCGCTGCAACGCGACATGGTGATTCATTTCTGGAAGAACATCGGTATTGCCGGCGGTTTCCTGCTGCTGTTCGTGACCGGCGCGGGCCGTATCAGTATCGACGGTGCGCGTGCTCCACGAGGCGGGCTGGGCCGCTGA
- a CDS encoding VOC family protein, whose protein sequence is MSFSIDTLDHLVLNVADVEASAAWYARMLGMQRTEFESRTGTRVAMTYGNQKINLRPATADTVAWFTGREPVPGSADLCFITTTSPAEVKAHWLAQGVAIEAGPVERDGARGKMTSVYCRDPDGNLIEVASYPQA, encoded by the coding sequence ATGAGTTTCTCAATCGACACGCTCGATCACCTCGTTCTGAACGTTGCCGACGTGGAGGCCAGCGCCGCCTGGTACGCACGCATGCTCGGCATGCAACGCACCGAGTTCGAATCGCGCACCGGCACGCGGGTGGCGATGACCTACGGCAATCAGAAGATCAATCTGCGCCCCGCCACGGCCGATACCGTCGCGTGGTTCACCGGGCGCGAGCCGGTGCCGGGCAGCGCCGATCTGTGCTTCATCACCACCACGAGTCCCGCCGAAGTCAAGGCGCATTGGCTGGCGCAGGGCGTGGCGATCGAGGCCGGCCCGGTCGAGCGCGACGGCGCGCGCGGCAAGATGACCTCGGTGTACTGCCGCGATCCGGACGGTAATCTGATCGAAGTCGCGAGCTATCCTCAAGCCTGA
- a CDS encoding RbsD/FucU family protein gives MLKNLDPLLNADILHALRSMGHGDELVICDANFPGSSVARESVLGELLHLDGVSAPRAIRAVLSVMPLDTFIDHPASRMEVVGEPQTIPAVQREAQIEVNAAEGREVPFVSIERFAFYERARKAYCVISTGEERGYGCFVFTKGVLLAPDAPQS, from the coding sequence GTGCTGAAGAATCTGGACCCGCTGCTGAATGCCGACATACTGCATGCGCTACGCTCGATGGGCCACGGCGACGAACTCGTGATCTGCGACGCCAACTTCCCGGGCAGTTCGGTCGCGCGCGAGTCGGTGCTGGGCGAACTGCTCCACCTCGATGGCGTGAGCGCGCCGCGTGCGATTCGCGCGGTGTTGTCGGTGATGCCGCTGGATACGTTCATCGACCATCCCGCGTCGCGGATGGAAGTGGTGGGCGAGCCGCAGACGATTCCCGCCGTGCAACGCGAAGCGCAGATCGAGGTCAATGCTGCCGAAGGTCGTGAAGTGCCGTTCGTGTCGATCGAACGTTTCGCTTTTTATGAGCGCGCGCGCAAGGCCTATTGCGTGATCTCGACGGGCGAAGAGCGCGGCTATGGCTGCTTCGTATTCACCAAGGGTGTGTTGCTGGCTCCAGACGCGCCTCAGTCGTAA